One window of the Pseudomonas knackmussii B13 genome contains the following:
- a CDS encoding alpha/beta fold hydrolase, producing the protein MKKALLVLLMLLAVGAGTFYAFPGTLLASAQFVDRTRAGLSVKTLRVDGLNIRYYEGGPSDAETVLLVHGFGADKDNWPKFARYLTSRYHVLIPDLPGFGESSQPTGISYDVGTQAERLLNFTTALGIGRVHLVGNSMGGQIVAIYAARHPQQVFSVALFDNAGVQAPRKSEFFQRLDKGEANPLVLTRADDFPTLVDFVFYQAPPMPARLQHYLGERGLARSDMNAQIFSQLRDRYIPLEPELPKITAPTLLLWGDRDRILDVSSIDVMKPLLRQPSVVILRDCGHVPMIERPEESAKDYLTFLDQAQAARH; encoded by the coding sequence ATGAAGAAAGCCCTGCTGGTCCTGCTCATGTTGCTGGCCGTCGGCGCCGGCACCTTCTATGCGTTTCCCGGAACGCTACTGGCGAGCGCACAGTTCGTCGATAGAACCCGCGCCGGGCTCAGCGTGAAAACCCTGCGCGTCGACGGACTGAACATCCGCTATTACGAAGGCGGCCCGAGTGATGCGGAAACCGTCCTGCTGGTGCATGGCTTCGGCGCCGACAAGGACAATTGGCCAAAATTCGCCCGCTACCTGACCTCGCGCTACCACGTCCTCATCCCGGACCTGCCCGGCTTCGGCGAAAGCAGCCAGCCGACCGGCATCAGCTACGACGTCGGCACCCAGGCCGAGCGCCTGCTGAACTTCACCACCGCCCTGGGCATCGGCCGCGTGCACCTGGTCGGCAACTCCATGGGCGGGCAGATAGTTGCGATCTATGCCGCGCGTCATCCGCAGCAGGTGTTCAGCGTGGCGCTGTTCGACAACGCGGGCGTGCAGGCTCCGCGCAAGAGCGAATTCTTCCAGCGCCTGGACAAGGGCGAAGCCAACCCGCTGGTACTGACCCGTGCTGACGACTTCCCTACCCTTGTCGATTTCGTCTTCTACCAGGCGCCGCCCATGCCGGCGCGCCTTCAGCACTACCTGGGCGAACGCGGCCTGGCGCGCAGCGATATGAACGCGCAGATCTTCAGCCAACTGCGTGATCGCTACATTCCGCTGGAGCCGGAGCTGCCGAAGATCACCGCACCGACCCTGCTGCTCTGGGGCGACCGCGACCGCATCCTGGACGTCTCCAGCATCGACGTCATGAAGCCGCTCCTGCGCCAGCCGAGCGTGGTCATCCTGCGCGACTGTGGCCACGTGCCGATGATCGAGCGCCCCGAAGAAAGCGCCAAGGACTACCTGACGTTCCTCGACCAGGCGCAGGCCGCGCGCCACTGA
- a CDS encoding electron transfer flavoprotein subunit alpha/FixB family protein: protein MAILVIAEHNNGVLGAATLNTVAAAQKIGGDVVVLVAGQNVGGVAEAAAKIAGVAKVLVADNAAYAHQLPENVAPLIAELGKGYSHVLAPATTNGKNFLPRVAALLDVDQISEIIDVVSADTFKRPIYAGNAIATVQSSAAVKVITVRTTGFDAVAAEGGSAAVEAVSGPADAGKSAFVGEELAKSDRPELTAAKIVVSGGRGMGNGDNFKILYALADKLGAAVGASRAAVDAGFVPNDMQVGQTGKIVAPQLYIAVGISGAIQHLAGMKDSKVIVAINKDEEAPIFQVADYGLVGDLFELVPELEKAV, encoded by the coding sequence ATGGCTATCCTGGTAATCGCTGAGCACAACAACGGCGTCCTGGGCGCTGCCACCCTGAACACCGTCGCTGCCGCACAGAAGATCGGCGGTGACGTCGTCGTCCTGGTCGCCGGCCAGAACGTCGGTGGCGTGGCCGAAGCCGCTGCCAAGATCGCAGGTGTTGCCAAGGTGCTGGTCGCCGACAACGCCGCTTACGCCCACCAGCTGCCGGAGAACGTCGCTCCGCTGATCGCTGAACTGGGTAAGGGCTACAGCCACGTGCTGGCCCCGGCTACCACCAATGGCAAGAACTTCCTGCCGCGCGTAGCCGCCCTGCTGGACGTCGACCAGATCTCCGAGATCATCGACGTAGTCAGCGCCGATACCTTCAAGCGTCCGATCTATGCCGGCAACGCCATCGCCACCGTGCAGTCCTCGGCCGCCGTGAAGGTGATCACCGTGCGTACCACCGGTTTCGACGCCGTTGCGGCCGAAGGCGGTTCCGCTGCCGTTGAAGCCGTTTCCGGCCCGGCCGATGCCGGCAAGTCCGCCTTCGTCGGCGAAGAGCTGGCCAAGTCCGACCGTCCGGAACTGACCGCTGCCAAGATCGTGGTCTCCGGTGGCCGCGGCATGGGCAATGGCGACAACTTCAAGATCCTCTACGCCCTGGCCGACAAGCTGGGCGCTGCCGTCGGCGCTTCCCGCGCTGCTGTCGACGCCGGCTTCGTGCCGAACGACATGCAGGTCGGCCAGACCGGCAAGATCGTCGCTCCGCAGCTGTACATCGCCGTGGGCATCTCCGGTGCCATCCAGCACCTGGCGGGCATGAAGGACTCCAAAGTCATCGTGGCCATCAACAAGGACGAAGAGGCGCCGATCTTCCAGGTTGCCGACTACGGCCTGGTTGGCGATCTGTTCGAACTGGTACCGGAGCTGGAAAAGGCCGTCTAA
- a CDS encoding electron transfer flavoprotein subunit beta/FixA family protein, producing MKVLVAVKRVVDYNVKVRVKADNSGVDLANVKMSMNPFCEIAVEEAVRLKEKGVATEIIAVSVGPNAAQEQLRTALALGADRAILVESNDDLSSLAIAKALKAVVDKEQPQLVILGKQAIDSDNNQTGQMLAALTGYAQGTFASKVEVAGDKVNVTREIDGGLQTVALNLPAIVTTDLRLNEPRYASLPNIMKAKKKPLDVVTPDALGVSTASTVKTLKVEAPAARSAGIKVKSVAELVEKLKNEAKVI from the coding sequence ATGAAGGTTCTTGTAGCTGTCAAACGAGTGGTTGACTATAACGTCAAGGTCCGCGTCAAGGCGGACAACTCCGGCGTCGATCTCGCCAACGTGAAAATGTCCATGAACCCCTTCTGCGAAATCGCCGTGGAAGAGGCCGTACGTCTGAAAGAGAAGGGCGTCGCCACTGAAATCATCGCCGTCTCCGTCGGCCCGAACGCTGCCCAGGAACAACTGCGCACCGCCCTGGCCCTGGGCGCCGACCGCGCCATCCTGGTCGAATCCAACGACGACCTGAGCTCCCTGGCCATCGCCAAGGCCCTGAAAGCCGTTGTCGACAAAGAGCAGCCGCAGCTGGTCATCCTCGGCAAGCAGGCCATCGACAGCGACAACAACCAGACCGGCCAGATGCTGGCTGCGCTGACTGGCTACGCCCAGGGCACTTTCGCCTCCAAGGTCGAAGTCGCTGGCGACAAGGTCAACGTCACCCGTGAAATCGACGGCGGTCTGCAGACCGTTGCGCTGAACCTGCCGGCCATCGTCACCACCGACCTGCGCCTGAACGAGCCGCGCTACGCCTCGCTGCCGAACATCATGAAAGCGAAGAAGAAGCCGCTGGACGTTGTTACCCCGGACGCCCTGGGCGTTTCTACCGCTTCCACCGTCAAGACCCTGAAAGTGGAAGCTCCGGCTGCCCGCAGCGCCGGCATCAAGGTCAAGTCTGTTGCTGAACTGGTCGAGAAACTGAAGAACGAGGCGAAAGTAATCTGA
- a CDS encoding electron transfer flavoprotein-ubiquinone oxidoreductase, whose protein sequence is MEREYMEFDVVIVGAGPAGLSAACRLKQKAAEAGQEISVCVVEKGSEVGAHILSGAVFEPRALNELFPNWKELEAPLNTPVKRDDIYVLKNDTAAAKVPNFFVPKTMHNEGNYIISLGNLCRWLAQQAEGLGVEIYPGFAAQEALIDENGVVRGIVTGDLGVDREGNPKEGYYTPGMELRAKYTLFAEGCRGHIGKQLIKKYKLDSESDAQHYGIGIKEIWDIDPAKHEQGLVVHTAGWPLNDENPGGSFLYHLENNQVVVGLIIDLSYSNPHLSPFDEFQRYKHHPVIKQYLEGGKRVAYGARAICKGGLNSLPKMVFPGGALIGCDLGTLNFAKIKGSHTAMKSGMLAAEAVAEALAAGREGGDQLTNYVDAFKASWLYDELFRSRNFGAAMHKFGAIGGGAFNFIDQNIFGGKIPFTLHDTTPDYATLKKASEAPKIDYPKPDGKISFDKLSSVFLSNTNHEEDQPIHLKLTDPSVPVGKNLPLYDEPAQRYCPAGVYEVVSNDDGSKRFQINAQNCVHCKTCDIKDPAQNITWVAPEGTGGPNYPNM, encoded by the coding sequence GTGGAACGCGAATACATGGAATTCGACGTCGTCATCGTCGGCGCCGGCCCTGCCGGTCTGTCCGCCGCCTGCCGACTGAAGCAGAAGGCCGCCGAGGCTGGTCAGGAGATCAGCGTCTGCGTGGTCGAGAAGGGTTCCGAGGTAGGCGCCCACATCCTCTCCGGCGCCGTGTTCGAACCGCGCGCGCTGAACGAGCTGTTCCCCAACTGGAAAGAGCTCGAAGCCCCGCTGAACACTCCGGTCAAGCGCGACGACATCTATGTCCTGAAGAACGACACCGCCGCTGCGAAGGTGCCGAACTTCTTCGTGCCCAAGACCATGCACAACGAAGGCAACTACATCATCTCCCTGGGCAACCTGTGCCGCTGGCTGGCCCAGCAGGCCGAAGGCCTGGGCGTGGAGATCTACCCGGGCTTCGCCGCTCAGGAAGCGCTGATCGACGAGAACGGCGTGGTTCGCGGCATCGTCACCGGTGACCTGGGTGTCGACCGTGAAGGCAACCCGAAAGAGGGTTACTACACCCCCGGCATGGAACTGCGCGCCAAGTACACCCTGTTCGCCGAAGGCTGCCGTGGCCACATCGGCAAGCAGCTGATCAAGAAGTACAAGCTCGACAGCGAGTCCGACGCCCAGCACTACGGCATCGGCATCAAGGAAATCTGGGACATCGACCCGGCCAAGCACGAGCAGGGCCTGGTGGTGCACACCGCCGGCTGGCCGCTGAACGACGAGAACCCGGGCGGCTCCTTCCTTTATCACCTGGAGAACAACCAGGTGGTGGTCGGCCTGATCATCGACCTGTCCTACAGCAACCCGCACCTGTCGCCGTTCGACGAGTTCCAGCGCTACAAGCACCACCCGGTGATCAAGCAGTACCTGGAAGGCGGCAAGCGCGTGGCCTACGGTGCCCGCGCCATCTGCAAGGGCGGCCTGAACTCGCTGCCGAAGATGGTCTTCCCCGGCGGCGCGCTGATCGGTTGCGACCTGGGCACCCTGAACTTCGCCAAGATCAAGGGCAGCCACACCGCCATGAAGTCCGGCATGCTGGCTGCCGAAGCCGTTGCCGAAGCCCTGGCCGCCGGCCGCGAAGGCGGCGACCAGCTGACCAACTACGTCGACGCGTTCAAGGCCAGCTGGCTGTACGACGAACTGTTCCGCAGCCGCAACTTCGGCGCCGCGATGCACAAGTTCGGCGCCATCGGTGGCGGTGCGTTCAACTTCATCGACCAGAACATCTTCGGCGGCAAGATTCCGTTCACCCTGCACGATACGACTCCGGACTACGCAACCCTGAAGAAGGCCAGCGAAGCGCCGAAGATCGACTACCCGAAACCCGACGGCAAGATCAGCTTCGACAAGCTGTCCTCGGTGTTCCTCTCCAACACCAACCACGAAGAAGACCAGCCGATCCACCTCAAGCTCACCGACCCGAGCGTACCGGTTGGCAAGAACCTGCCGCTGTACGACGAGCCGGCGCAGCGCTACTGCCCGGCCGGCGTGTACGAAGTGGTCAGCAACGACGACGGCAGCAAGCGCTTCCAGATCAACGCGCAGAACTGCGTGCACTGCAAGACCTGCGACATCAAGGACCCGGCGCAGAACATCACCTGGGTTGCCCCGGAAGGCACCGGCGGTCCGAACTACCCCAACATGTAA
- a CDS encoding DUF1285 domain-containing protein: MTDPGKAGDLLAQIPSTPGKGLPPVHLWNPPCCGDIDMRIARDGTWYYLGTPIGRKPMVKLFSTIIRRDGDDYFLVTPVEKCGIRVDDAPFVAVTLAVEGEGEQQLLRFTSNVEDEFVAGPEHPIRVLIDPRTQEPAPYVLVRSNLEALIHRNVFYQLVELAVPRLIDGEEWLGVWSCGEFFAIGPQP; the protein is encoded by the coding sequence ATGACCGATCCAGGCAAGGCCGGCGACCTGCTGGCGCAGATTCCCTCGACTCCGGGCAAGGGCCTGCCGCCGGTGCACCTGTGGAACCCGCCGTGCTGCGGCGATATCGACATGCGCATCGCCCGCGATGGCACCTGGTACTACCTGGGCACGCCGATCGGCCGCAAGCCGATGGTCAAGCTGTTCTCGACCATCATCCGCCGCGATGGCGATGACTATTTCCTGGTCACTCCGGTGGAGAAGTGCGGCATTCGTGTCGACGATGCGCCGTTCGTCGCTGTGACCCTGGCTGTCGAAGGGGAGGGCGAGCAGCAACTGCTGCGCTTTACCAGCAACGTCGAGGACGAGTTCGTTGCCGGCCCCGAGCATCCCATTCGCGTGCTCATCGATCCGCGGACCCAGGAGCCGGCGCCTTATGTACTGGTGCGCAGCAATCTGGAAGCGCTGATCCATCGCAACGTGTTCTATCAACTGGTGGAGCTGGCTGTGCCGAGGCTGATCGACGGCGAAGAGTGGCTGGGGGTATGGAGCTGCGGGGAGTTTTTCGCCATCGGCCCGCAGCCATGA
- a CDS encoding DUF4823 domain-containing protein has protein sequence MRYLILTLALVALSGCMKPSDMVDRTGYYMGDAGFLDHSQMRRIANRRIQSDSFIYIAQGPFVPAGHPYARPNVVAEEAFNGFVEYFPQVRRAKMPLGLDGAMQEARAAGADYLLYTRFARAEDNAGNWEEYEDTDNAVGRDRSVIQVMLIETGNRYLVDSATIRSRGGFLTFYDAKPEDLLGAPLEEYARSLLGVKATEEFQ, from the coding sequence ATGCGCTACCTGATTCTGACCCTGGCCCTTGTCGCACTGAGTGGCTGTATGAAACCCAGCGACATGGTCGACCGCACCGGTTACTACATGGGTGACGCCGGCTTCCTGGACCACAGCCAGATGCGCCGCATCGCCAACCGGCGAATCCAGTCGGACTCCTTCATCTATATCGCCCAGGGGCCGTTCGTCCCTGCCGGCCACCCCTATGCGCGCCCCAATGTGGTCGCCGAGGAGGCCTTCAACGGCTTCGTCGAATACTTCCCTCAGGTGCGCCGTGCCAAGATGCCGCTCGGCCTGGATGGCGCCATGCAGGAGGCGCGCGCAGCCGGCGCCGACTATCTCCTCTACACGCGCTTCGCTCGTGCCGAAGACAACGCGGGCAACTGGGAAGAGTACGAAGACACCGACAACGCTGTCGGTCGCGACCGCAGCGTGATTCAGGTAATGCTGATCGAAACCGGTAATCGCTATCTGGTGGACAGTGCGACGATCCGCAGCCGCGGCGGATTCCTGACATTCTATGATGCCAAGCCCGAGGACCTGCTCGGCGCACCGCTGGAAGAGTATGCCCGCAGCCTGCTGGGGGTGAAGGCGACAGAGGAGTTCCAATGA
- a CDS encoding radical SAM protein, with translation MQDFPISYIEPVFRPPSEAHSLILPVTNGCSWNQCGFCEMYTQPQKKFRARDEAEVLEEIRRCGEQLIVQRVFLADGDALVLPTRRLLNILRAIRDHMPEVDRVSSYCLPRNLRKKSVDELKELADAGLRMAYVGAESGDDEVLARVNKGETYASTLDALDKLGQAGIKRSVMILNGLGGKTLSEQHADNSARLMNDAQPEFLSTLVVSFPTGEQRYREGFPDFQPLEQGQLFVEVERLLQGLELRDTVFRSDHASNYLVLKGVLGADKSRLLAQVREAIERPQQAGLRQEWQRGL, from the coding sequence ATGCAAGATTTCCCGATTTCCTACATCGAACCGGTGTTCCGTCCGCCGAGCGAGGCGCATTCGCTGATCCTGCCGGTGACCAATGGCTGTTCCTGGAACCAGTGCGGGTTCTGCGAGATGTATACGCAGCCGCAGAAGAAATTCCGCGCCCGCGATGAAGCTGAGGTGCTCGAGGAGATTCGCCGCTGCGGCGAACAGCTGATCGTTCAGCGCGTGTTCCTCGCCGACGGCGATGCCCTGGTCTTGCCGACTCGACGACTACTGAACATCCTGCGCGCGATCCGCGACCACATGCCTGAGGTGGATCGCGTATCCAGCTACTGCCTGCCGCGCAACCTGCGCAAGAAGTCGGTCGACGAGCTCAAGGAGCTGGCCGACGCCGGATTGCGCATGGCCTATGTTGGCGCCGAGTCCGGTGACGACGAGGTCCTGGCGCGGGTAAACAAGGGCGAAACCTACGCATCGACGCTGGACGCGCTGGACAAGCTCGGTCAGGCGGGTATCAAGCGTTCGGTGATGATTCTCAATGGCCTGGGCGGTAAGACCTTGAGCGAGCAGCATGCGGACAATTCGGCGCGCCTGATGAACGATGCGCAGCCAGAGTTCCTGTCCACGCTGGTCGTCAGCTTCCCGACGGGCGAACAGCGCTATCGCGAAGGTTTCCCGGACTTCCAGCCGCTGGAGCAGGGCCAGTTGTTCGTCGAGGTCGAGCGTCTGCTGCAGGGGCTCGAACTGCGCGATACCGTATTCCGCAGCGACCATGCGTCCAACTACCTGGTGCTCAAAGGCGTGCTCGGTGCTGACAAGTCGCGCCTGCTGGCCCAGGTTCGCGAAGCCATCGAGCGTCCGCAGCAGGCCGGTCTGCGCCAGGAATGGCAGCGCGGCTTATGA
- a CDS encoding GTP 3',8-cyclase MoaA, translating into MIVDRQGRRFRNLRVSLTAACNYACTYCVPDGKRLVAAQDELSAENLARGVAYLIEAAGIERLRITGGEPLVSPKLDSFLHAVSKLDLKDISLTTNGQLLSRKLPLLLECGIRRLNVSLDTLDAESFRTIARGGDLATVLKGLDEAHAAGLKIKINMVPLRGKNLDQVVPLLDYCLERGFELRFIELMRMGHLARDGNAFASQFVGLNELLELIGQNHAYLQADAPVDATALRYEVPGQGHFGIIANESVPFCRTCSRLRLSSTGWLHGCLSSSNRHYVGDLLDKPRHQALPALQRLLVKALADKQELAFSGGVTVMKIIGG; encoded by the coding sequence ATGATCGTCGACCGCCAGGGCAGACGCTTTCGTAACCTGCGCGTCAGCCTTACCGCTGCCTGCAACTACGCCTGCACCTACTGTGTGCCGGACGGCAAGCGGCTGGTCGCGGCGCAGGACGAACTTTCCGCCGAGAACCTGGCGCGCGGTGTGGCCTACCTGATCGAAGCGGCCGGCATCGAGCGTCTGCGCATCACCGGCGGCGAGCCGCTTGTCAGTCCCAAGCTCGACTCCTTCCTGCATGCGGTCAGCAAGCTGGACCTCAAGGACATCAGCCTCACCACCAACGGCCAGTTGCTCTCGCGCAAGCTCCCGCTGCTGCTGGAATGTGGCATTCGCCGGTTGAACGTTTCGCTCGATACCCTGGACGCCGAGTCCTTCCGCACCATCGCCCGCGGCGGTGACCTGGCCACGGTGCTCAAGGGGCTCGACGAGGCTCACGCTGCCGGTCTGAAAATCAAGATCAACATGGTGCCGCTGCGCGGGAAGAACCTCGACCAGGTGGTGCCGTTGTTGGATTACTGCCTGGAGCGCGGTTTCGAGTTGCGTTTCATCGAGCTGATGCGCATGGGCCACCTGGCCCGCGACGGCAATGCCTTCGCCAGCCAATTCGTTGGCCTGAACGAACTGCTGGAATTGATCGGCCAGAACCATGCCTATCTTCAGGCTGACGCGCCGGTAGATGCCACTGCACTGCGTTACGAAGTGCCGGGGCAGGGCCACTTCGGCATCATCGCCAACGAAAGCGTACCTTTCTGCCGCACCTGCTCGCGCCTGCGCCTTTCTTCCACTGGCTGGCTGCACGGCTGCCTGTCGTCGAGCAATCGTCACTACGTCGGCGATCTTCTCGACAAACCTCGCCACCAGGCGCTACCCGCATTGCAGCGGTTGCTGGTCAAGGCGCTGGCGGACAAGCAGGAGCTGGCGTTCTCCGGCGGTGTCACGGTGATGAAGATCATCGGCGGCTGA
- a CDS encoding TetR/AcrR family transcriptional regulator, protein MQKEPRKVREFRRREQEILDTALKLFLEQGEDSVTVEMIADAVGIGKGTIYKHFKSKAEIYLRLMLDYERDLAALFHSEDVARDKERLSRAYFEFRMRDPQRYRLFDRLEEKVVKNSQVPEMVEELHKIRESNFERLSQLIKERIAAGKLEDVPPYFHYCAAWALVHGAVALYHSPFWRDVLEDQEGFFQFLMDIGVRMGNKRKRDGDSPSA, encoded by the coding sequence ATGCAGAAAGAGCCGCGCAAGGTTCGCGAATTCCGACGTCGCGAACAGGAGATTCTCGATACCGCCCTCAAACTGTTCCTCGAACAGGGTGAAGACAGTGTCACGGTCGAGATGATCGCCGATGCCGTGGGCATCGGCAAAGGCACCATCTACAAGCATTTCAAGTCGAAGGCGGAGATCTACCTGCGCCTGATGCTCGACTACGAGCGCGACCTGGCTGCGCTGTTCCACTCCGAGGACGTCGCACGGGACAAGGAGCGTCTCTCGCGCGCCTACTTCGAGTTCCGCATGCGCGACCCGCAGCGCTACCGTCTGTTCGACCGCCTGGAAGAGAAGGTGGTGAAGAACAGCCAGGTGCCGGAGATGGTCGAGGAACTGCACAAGATCCGCGAATCCAACTTCGAGCGCCTGAGCCAGTTGATCAAGGAGCGCATCGCCGCCGGCAAGCTGGAAGACGTACCGCCGTACTTCCACTACTGCGCGGCCTGGGCGTTGGTGCATGGCGCCGTGGCGCTGTACCACTCGCCGTTCTGGCGTGACGTGCTGGAAGATCAGGAAGGCTTCTTCCAATTCCTCATGGACATCGGCGTGCGCATGGGCAACAAGCGCAAGCGCGACGGTGATTCGCCTTCCGCCTGA
- a CDS encoding aminotransferase class V-fold PLP-dependent enzyme: MNLLSHEFPLEPGLRYLNHAAVAPWPRRSADAVAAFARENIHLGARDYPRWLEIEKRLRERLARLLNAATTGDIALVKNTSEALSFVAFGLDWRPGDQVVISNQEFPSNRVVWEALKPRGVEVIQVSLDGTDPEADLLAACGPRTRLLSISAVQYASGLRMDLERLGVGCRQRGVLFCIDAIQQIGALPFDVQAYDCAFAMADGHKWMLGPEGLGVFYCRAAEREQLALQEYGWHMLESAGNYNQTDWQPARSAKRFECGSPNMLGAVALEASLSLLEETGMAAVGAAVAARVQQLQDGLSRIAGATLHSPLQVERRAGILTFSLDGWDNAALHERLKAEQVVCIQRGAGVRLSPHFYTSESVIDDTLAIIAALSRE, encoded by the coding sequence ATGAATCTGCTTTCCCATGAGTTTCCCCTGGAACCCGGACTGCGCTACCTGAACCACGCGGCGGTAGCGCCGTGGCCGCGGCGCAGCGCCGACGCGGTAGCGGCCTTCGCTCGCGAGAACATCCACCTGGGCGCGCGCGATTATCCGCGCTGGCTGGAGATCGAAAAGCGCCTGCGCGAACGCCTGGCGCGTCTACTCAATGCCGCTACCACCGGCGATATCGCGCTGGTAAAGAACACTTCCGAAGCACTGTCCTTCGTCGCCTTCGGCCTGGACTGGCGCCCCGGCGACCAGGTGGTGATCAGCAACCAGGAGTTCCCCTCCAATCGCGTGGTCTGGGAAGCACTGAAGCCGCGTGGAGTAGAAGTCATCCAGGTAAGCCTCGACGGCACCGATCCAGAGGCCGATCTGCTCGCCGCCTGCGGACCGCGTACCCGCCTGCTGTCGATCAGCGCCGTGCAGTACGCCAGTGGCCTGCGCATGGACCTTGAGCGCCTCGGCGTCGGCTGTCGCCAGCGCGGCGTGCTGTTCTGCATCGACGCCATCCAGCAGATCGGCGCCCTGCCCTTCGACGTGCAAGCCTATGACTGCGCGTTCGCCATGGCCGACGGGCACAAATGGATGCTCGGCCCCGAAGGCCTTGGTGTTTTCTATTGTCGGGCCGCCGAGCGCGAGCAACTGGCGCTGCAGGAATATGGCTGGCACATGCTGGAGAGCGCCGGCAATTACAACCAGACCGACTGGCAACCGGCTCGTAGCGCAAAACGATTCGAATGCGGCAGTCCGAACATGCTCGGCGCCGTAGCCCTGGAGGCAAGCCTGAGCCTGCTGGAAGAAACCGGCATGGCTGCAGTCGGGGCAGCAGTGGCAGCCCGTGTGCAGCAACTGCAAGACGGCCTGTCACGAATCGCCGGGGCGACCCTCCACAGTCCGCTGCAGGTCGAACGCCGCGCAGGCATCCTGACCTTCAGCCTGGACGGATGGGACAATGCCGCCTTGCACGAGCGCCTCAAAGCCGAACAGGTGGTGTGCATCCAGCGTGGAGCCGGTGTACGCCTGTCTCCACACTTCTACACATCGGAAAGTGTGATAGACGACACATTGGCGATCATCGCCGCGCTGAGTCGGGAATAA
- a CDS encoding TatD family hydrolase yields MLVDSHCHLDRLDLAAHGGSLDAALDAARARGVGQFLCIGVSADNAKAVKDLAERYDDVHCSVGVHPLDLEPGAAPALDWLLAELNHPRVVAIGETGLDYHYEPEAAELQQEAFRLHLEAAKITGKPVIVHTREARADTLALLREAALPQAGVLHCFTEDWEMAKAALDIGFYISLSGIVTFRNAEALREVARQVPADRLLVETDSPYLAPVPHRGKPNLPEYVREVAEYLAVLRGVSFETLAEQTTANFKRLFPLAA; encoded by the coding sequence ATGCTGGTCGATTCCCATTGCCACCTTGATCGTCTGGACCTGGCCGCCCACGGCGGTTCGCTCGATGCCGCGCTGGATGCCGCCCGCGCCCGGGGCGTCGGGCAGTTCCTCTGCATCGGCGTCAGCGCCGACAACGCCAAGGCGGTGAAGGATCTGGCCGAGCGTTACGACGATGTGCACTGCTCGGTGGGCGTCCATCCGCTCGACCTGGAGCCGGGGGCCGCGCCGGCGCTGGACTGGCTGTTGGCGGAGCTGAATCACCCTCGCGTGGTGGCCATAGGCGAGACCGGCCTGGACTACCACTACGAGCCGGAAGCCGCCGAACTGCAGCAGGAAGCCTTCCGCCTCCATCTCGAGGCCGCCAAGATCACCGGCAAGCCGGTGATCGTGCATACCCGCGAGGCGCGCGCCGATACGTTGGCGCTGCTGCGCGAAGCGGCGCTGCCGCAGGCGGGTGTGCTGCACTGCTTCACTGAAGACTGGGAGATGGCCAAGGCAGCCCTGGATATCGGCTTCTATATCTCGCTGTCGGGCATCGTCACTTTCCGCAATGCCGAAGCGTTGCGCGAAGTCGCACGCCAGGTGCCGGCTGATCGTCTGTTGGTGGAAACCGACTCGCCTTACCTTGCGCCGGTGCCGCATCGCGGCAAGCCGAACCTTCCGGAGTACGTGCGCGAGGTTGCCGAGTATCTGGCGGTGTTACGTGGTGTGAGCTTCGAAACATTGGCCGAGCAGACCACTGCCAACTTCAAACGCCTGTTCCCGCTGGCCGCTTGA
- a CDS encoding PilZ domain-containing protein, whose translation MSLPPNLGPRNGILSLTIKDKSVLYAAYMPFIRNGGLFIPTNKTYKLGDEVFMLLNLMDEPEKIPVAGKVVWITPKGAQGNRAAGIGVQFNDGDNTARNKIETYLAGALKSDRPTHTM comes from the coding sequence ATGAGCTTGCCACCGAACCTGGGACCGCGTAACGGTATCCTGTCCCTGACCATCAAGGACAAGTCCGTACTCTATGCCGCCTATATGCCGTTCATTCGCAACGGCGGGCTGTTCATCCCGACCAACAAGACCTACAAGCTGGGCGACGAAGTCTTCATGTTGCTCAACCTGATGGACGAGCCGGAGAAGATCCCGGTCGCCGGTAAGGTGGTCTGGATCACGCCGAAGGGTGCTCAGGGCAACCGCGCTGCGGGTATCGGCGTGCAGTTCAACGACGGCGACAACACCGCGCGCAACAAGATCGAGACATACCTGGCCGGGGCGCTGAAGTCGGACCGGCCGACCCACACCATGTAA